In Paraglaciecola sp. T6c, the sequence ATTCGAAACGGTCTTCGCCGATCACGTCCATCATTTTTAACACCAACTTGGTTTTAATTTCAGGGCTGTAATGAAACCCTTGCACTCGCGGGTAAAAGGCTTTCACCAAATCAAACACGCCCCAACCAATGCCGGTCACATCGATGCCAATGTGCACAACGTTAAAGCGTTTGCATATTTTCTGAATTTCTACGGCCTGTTCGCGCAAGTCTTTGCCTTTAAAATAAATGCGCTCTAACACCCTGAATTTTTCACCAGGTAAAACAGGTGGGGCCACAATGGCAAGGGTCGCGTCATCACGGCTACGGGCAGGGTCATACCCTAACCACACAGCGCGGTTTAAAAATGGCCGTGGTGCACGTTCGCGGTAGTCTTTCCAGTGCTGCCTATCGGTGGCGCATTTAAGCAGGTCGGCCAGCTTGAATACGCTGTGGCTATCGTCAACAAACTCGCACATGTACAAGTTGTCAAATTCATCAGGGGTGTTTTCGTCTTTGAGCTCGTCAATATCAAACAGGGTGCAGCCGTCGTTCGCGGCATCTTCAACGGTCACAAAGTCGCGCCAAATGCGGTCTTTGGCTAAATGCCCCCCGTACAGCGTGGCGTGGTTAACCTTCAATTCTTGCTTGTCTTCGTCTTTGCGCCCTTGGTTGTAACGGTCGCCACTCCACATGGTGTAAGCCTCGTGGCTTTTACTGCTTGGCGTGCTAATCAGTGTGCGGGTCCAGTGCTTATGACTCGCCATACCCTTAGCAACATGCCAAATGTTGTTAAAGTCGTTCATCCAGAACACCTCATCAACATACAAATCACCGTTGTAACTCTGGGCCGTGCGCGAGTTAGTACTTAAAAAGTGTAATTGCGCCTCGTTGCTTAAAATAATCGGGCTGCCTTTTAGCTCAACCTCAAAGTATTTACGCGCAAACGCACAAATATAGGCTCGAAACACCATCACTTGAGAGCGCGAAGCAGACAAAAATATTTTGTTTTTGCCGGTTAAAATAGCGTCTTCTAGGGCTTCCCAAGCAAAGTAGTAGGTTGCGCCAATTTGACGGCTTTTTAAGATAAAGCGGGTACGTTGATCTTTATGTGCATGCCAGCGTTTTTGGTAATCAAAAAACACTTCGTTGCGTGTCAGTTCTAGGTCTTCGGCGGTAATGCCTGAAATATCGTTTTTCTTGGCTTTTTTCTTTTTATCTTTTTGCTCTGCGCCTTCTTCCATTTTGCTGCGGCGTAGGCGTTCAGTATCAATTTTTTCAAGTCGTAACAGCGTGGCACTTAAGCGGTCTAGCTCTTGGTAATCCTTTTCCTCTTTTACGGGCTTATCAGCCAGCGCGGTTAAACGCCGAGCAATCGCAATTTTAGGCGACTCATGGGCAAGTAGGTCATCCCAGCTGTATTTGGCTTTCCATTGGTACAACACACGCACATTGGGTAAACCAAGTTCGTCTTTAATGTCGTCCATTGCCCAATGTTGCAAAAACAGTTTTTTAGCCTGTTCGCGTATTTCGTCGCTGTAGCCTGCCATAACACCAAATTAATAATGAATTTGACGCCATTCTAGCCACCACTTTAAACAGAATTACCCTAAACCAATCCGCGCTATTCCTAAAACCAAAATATAGGAATTATCAATAAGTTAAGACGTTTTAAAGCACCCAAATACCCGCTAATTTTGCAACCCTAACAAGCGAAAAGTCTCATGTGATTTTCAGTTAAACGAATGAAGGGTCAATCGAATGAAGGGTAAAATGTAATGCTAGGTAAAACCGTCTTACGTACCGACTTTGTCAAAATCGGCACCAGTGGTAAAACCGTAGATGGTCGCGACATATCGCCATTGGCCATTCAAGAAATGGCCGAAACCTACGACCCAGAAGAATACACCGCTGTTATCAATTACGAGCATTACAACTGGGCGGGCAACTTTGGCACCGTGCTTGAGTTAAAAGCCGAGACCAACGCCAAAGGCGAAACGTGCCTATTTGCGGTGCTAGCGCCAAACAAACACATGTTGGCATTAAATGCCGATGGGCAAAAAGTCTTTACCAGCATGGAAGTGATCAACAACTTCGCATCGTCAGGCAAAGCATATTTAGCAGGCCTAGCCCTAACCGACTTACCCGCCAGCCGTGGCACAACGCAGCTTAATTTCAGCCACCGCGTTGAAAAAGACCACCTACTCAGCACCCCAGAAGAATTTAATTTTAGCCTGGTGCAAGAAGAGCCCGAAGCCGCCCCCGGTTGGTTCACCCAATTTATAGCCAGTTTCAAACAACCCGCCGCCCCTGCGGCGTCAAATCCGCAAGAGGACGACGACATGACACAAGAACAAATCGAAGCACTAACGGCCAGTATCAGCCAAGGGCTTAAAGCCGGTATTGATGAGAAATTCGCCGCGATAGTAAAACAACTATCAGCGGCACCCAGTGGTGATGGTGAAGACCCTGCACCAGGTGACGAAACACCTGGTGCAGCCGTCTTTTCAAACGAGCAAGCCACCGAGTTACAAGACACTGTGAAAACATTGGGCGACCAAGTCACTGCACTAAGCAGCAAGCTTGAAAAACTCAGTGCCACCCCCGCGGGTAGCGAAACGCCAACGCCAACGGGCGACGAACAAGCAAAAGTTTACTAATAGCCGCTGTAAACACGCATACAGCTAACTAAACAGATTTAAAAGGAACGTAAAATGAGCCAATTAAGTGCACGCTCAAAAGCAAATTTCGCCGTCATGCTTGGCCTTATGGCACAAACATACGGTGTAGACAGTGTCGCTGAAACATTCAGCGCCACCCCTGAAGTACACCAAATGTTGATGGATAAAATCGTGCTGCAAAGCTCGTTTTTACAGCAAATCAACGTCATGCCGGTAACAGAAATTAAAGGTCAAAAAATTCTAGGCAGCGCCAGTGGTTTAGTCACCACCCGCACCAATACAACTGGGGCCGGTGAACGTAAAGGGCGTCACTTGTTAGACCTTGACGCACAAGGCTATGAATTGCACCAAACCGACATGGACACCGCCTTGCTGTATTCCATGATCGACTCGTGGGCCAAGTTCCCTGATTTAGCCGACCGCTATGCCAATTACATTAACCGCGCCATTGCAACCAACAAAGCCATGATTGGCTGGCACGGCACCAGTGTGGCCGCCACCACTGACCCAACGGCTAACCCAATGGGCCAAGATGTAAACAAAGGCTGGTTGCAAATTTTACGTGAGCAAGCCGCCGCGCAAGTACTCACAGAAGGTGACACCGCAGGCAAAGTGATTTTGGGTGCATCTGGTGACTTTGAAAACCTCAACAGCATTGTGCATGGCGCACTAAGTATGATCCCCGAAGAACACGCAGACAGCGGCGACTTAGTGGCGATTGTAGGCCGTGACTTAATCACCCGTGACAAAGGCCGCCGCTACGCACAGCACGGCGAATTGCCAAGTGAAAAGCAGCGCATTGAAATGGCCCAAACCATTGACACCTACGGTGGTTTAAACGCCTTTACCGTGCCGCATTTCCCTGCGCGCGGTGTACTGGTCACCAGCATGAGCAACTTAAGCTTGTACTACCAAGAATCAAGCATTCGTCGCCAAATCGTAGACGAGCCAAAGAAAAACCAATACGCCGATTACCGCAGCCAGAACGAAGGGTACGTAGTCGAAACCCTAGAAAAAGCCGCGTACATCGAGGGCGCTAACGTCGAGTTTGTTGAAGACCAAGGCTAAGCCATAACCCACAGCACAAGTGTGCTTTCATCAAAAAGCCTGATCTTCAGGCTTTTTTAGAAAACACATTTCACCGTGAACAACTGGGATCACTATGAACATTGCACAACGTAACCAACAACGCATAAAAGACCGCATCGCCAAAGGCGAAAAGGTAGAGCACACCGCGCCTGACTACACCAAAGCCGAACAGCAAAGCAAAGGCGTAAACCCTGCGCAGCGTTTCAAAAAAAGTGTGTTGGCAAAACAAGTTAAAGCATTAAGCCACGACCTAAACAGTGCTGAAAATGTCGAGCTAAACAAAGAATACGACATTGTAAAAGCCAGTTTAGATGGCGACATAGTTACCTTAAAGGGGCTTAAAACCATTGCTGAAAAGCTGGCATATAAAGCCCATATCATTCCTAACTACTTGGATTACTTGCAGCAATACCAAGCACAAGGGCATAACCACCCAAATGGCATTTTAAGCCAGGTGATGGTGTGGCTGTTTGATACCGAGCAATTCGAGTTAGCGCACCAATACGCTGAATTAGCCATTGAGCAAGGGCAAAAGCTGCCAGCGCGTTTTAACACGCCAAACATTCAAACCTTTATTTGCGACACGCTAGCCGACTACGGTGCCAAGCAGCTAAAAGCCAAAAAGCCAGCCCCCGCTTTGCAATACGCAATCGACGGCCTAAGCAAGCACTGGGACGTAAACCCCATACCCGCAGGCAAAGTATTTGCCACCGCCGGTAAGCTTGAATTCATGGCTAAAAATTACCAAACG encodes:
- a CDS encoding terminase large subunit domain-containing protein gives rise to the protein MAGYSDEIREQAKKLFLQHWAMDDIKDELGLPNVRVLYQWKAKYSWDDLLAHESPKIAIARRLTALADKPVKEEKDYQELDRLSATLLRLEKIDTERLRRSKMEEGAEQKDKKKKAKKNDISGITAEDLELTRNEVFFDYQKRWHAHKDQRTRFILKSRQIGATYYFAWEALEDAILTGKNKIFLSASRSQVMVFRAYICAFARKYFEVELKGSPIILSNEAQLHFLSTNSRTAQSYNGDLYVDEVFWMNDFNNIWHVAKGMASHKHWTRTLISTPSSKSHEAYTMWSGDRYNQGRKDEDKQELKVNHATLYGGHLAKDRIWRDFVTVEDAANDGCTLFDIDELKDENTPDEFDNLYMCEFVDDSHSVFKLADLLKCATDRQHWKDYRERAPRPFLNRAVWLGYDPARSRDDATLAIVAPPVLPGEKFRVLERIYFKGKDLREQAVEIQKICKRFNVVHIGIDVTGIGWGVFDLVKAFYPRVQGFHYSPEIKTKLVLKMMDVIGEDRFEYDAGDKDIPQAFLSVKKFVTSNGQISYCAHRNADSGHGDVFFAISHAIHKEPINHNRRKSSVSIQKAS
- a CDS encoding GPO family capsid scaffolding protein, with amino-acid sequence MLGKTVLRTDFVKIGTSGKTVDGRDISPLAIQEMAETYDPEEYTAVINYEHYNWAGNFGTVLELKAETNAKGETCLFAVLAPNKHMLALNADGQKVFTSMEVINNFASSGKAYLAGLALTDLPASRGTTQLNFSHRVEKDHLLSTPEEFNFSLVQEEPEAAPGWFTQFIASFKQPAAPAASNPQEDDDMTQEQIEALTASISQGLKAGIDEKFAAIVKQLSAAPSGDGEDPAPGDETPGAAVFSNEQATELQDTVKTLGDQVTALSSKLEKLSATPAGSETPTPTGDEQAKVY
- a CDS encoding phage major capsid protein, P2 family, yielding MSQLSARSKANFAVMLGLMAQTYGVDSVAETFSATPEVHQMLMDKIVLQSSFLQQINVMPVTEIKGQKILGSASGLVTTRTNTTGAGERKGRHLLDLDAQGYELHQTDMDTALLYSMIDSWAKFPDLADRYANYINRAIATNKAMIGWHGTSVAATTDPTANPMGQDVNKGWLQILREQAAAQVLTEGDTAGKVILGASGDFENLNSIVHGALSMIPEEHADSGDLVAIVGRDLITRDKGRRYAQHGELPSEKQRIEMAQTIDTYGGLNAFTVPHFPARGVLVTSMSNLSLYYQESSIRRQIVDEPKKNQYADYRSQNEGYVVETLEKAAYIEGANVEFVEDQG
- the gpM gene encoding phage terminase small subunit, producing MNIAQRNQQRIKDRIAKGEKVEHTAPDYTKAEQQSKGVNPAQRFKKSVLAKQVKALSHDLNSAENVELNKEYDIVKASLDGDIVTLKGLKTIAEKLAYKAHIIPNYLDYLQQYQAQGHNHPNGILSQVMVWLFDTEQFELAHQYAELAIEQGQKLPARFNTPNIQTFICDTLADYGAKQLKAKKPAPALQYAIDGLSKHWDVNPIPAGKVFATAGKLEFMAKNYQTAFDYCNKALELNERAGVKKLLSDITALLAGLKGNENSTKKGSKKGANAKTESESK